In the Mycolicibacter minnesotensis genome, CGCCTGGTCGAGCTGCCGGTGGGTGCCACCGAGGACCGGGTGGTGGGTTCCATCCACCTGGGGCGGGCGCTCGGCGGTGGCACCGTGGAGTTCGAGCCCGGACTGTTGGCCCGGGCCAACCGCGGCATCCTCTACGTCGACGAGGTCAACCTGCTGGCAGATCACCTGGTGGACCTGCTGCTGGACGCCGCCGCGATGGGACGCCTCACCGTGGAGCGCGACTCGATTTCGGTGACCCATGCGGCACGTTTCGTGATCGTCGGGACCATGAACCCCGAGGAAGGCGAGCTGCGTCCCCAACTGCTCGATCGATTCGGGCTGACCGTCGAAGTCGCCGCGCCACGTGATCCGGCGCTGCGGGCCGAGGCGGTGCGCCGGCGACTGGCCTTCGACGCCGATCCGGCCGGTTTCGCCGCCACCTACGCTGCAGCCGAAGACCGGGTGCGGTCCCGAATCCGTCAGGCCCAACAGCTACTGCCGCAGGTGGCGCTCACGGACACAGTGCTGGTGAAGATCGGTGAGATCTGCTCCGCGCTGGACGTCGACGGCCTGCGCGGCGACATCGTCTGCGCCCGCACCGCCGTCGCGCATGCGGCGTGGCAGGGACGCGACGCGGTGACGCTCGAAGATCTCCGGGTGGCGGCCCGGCTGGCCCTGCCGCATCGGCGCAGGCGCAAGCCTTTCGATGCCCCGGGGCTGGACGAGTCCGAGCTCGACGAGCTGCTCCCGCCGGACCGTGGGCCCGATCCCGAGCCCGACCCCGAGCCGGACGGTCCACAACCGGACGGTCCGCCCGATGACGGGCACGCCGCGCCCCGCTCGGATCAGACCGGAACACCCCAGTCGACACCCGGATCCACCTCGACAGTGGGCGCCGACTCCCCTTACCGGGCAAGACTGTTCTCGGTCGACGGCGTGGGCGAGGGACGCAGCGGCCGACGCAGCAGGGCGCGCACCAGTTCGGGGCGCCGGGTGGGTGCCACCGCGGCCGCCACCACCGGCGGCCTACATCTGTTCGAGACGCTGCGGGCCGCCGCACCGCATCAGGGTGCCCGGGGCCGAGAGCAGGGGCCGATGATTCTGGCGGCGGCCGATCTGCGGCGCGCGGTTCGCGAGGGCCGGGAGGCCAACCTGGTGCTGTTCGTGGTCGACACCTCCGGGTCGATGGCGGCCGCGGAGCGGATGCGCCATGTCAAGACCGCGATCGTGTCGCTGCTGCTGGACGCCTACCGGCGCCGGGACCGGGTGGCGGTGGTGACATTCCGGGATACCCGGGCGGAGTTGGTGTTGCCCGCGACCGGTTCGGTGGAGGTGGCCGCCGCTCGGCTCGATGAGTTGCCCGCCGGTGGCCGTACCCCTCTGGCTGAGGGGCTGGTGGAGGCCACCGAGCTCATTCGCCGGGAGCGCCTGCGCGACCCGGCCTGCCGTCCACTGCTCGTGGTCCTGACAGACGGCCGCGCCACCTCCGGTACCGACCCAGTATCACGATCCCTGACTGCCGCCGACAGCATTGCCCGACAAGGCTTTTCGTCGGTCGTAGTGGACTGCGAGAGCGGCCGGATGCGGCTCGGGCTGGCCCGCACGCTGGCCGAGCGACTGGGCGCCGAATACGTCGCCCTGCCCCAGGTGAGCGCCGAGGCACTGACCGGCGTCGTCCGCGACGCCACCGGACGAGGAGCCGCCTGATGCCGCAGGGACAACCGTTGACGGTGCCTGACGACAACCTGACCACCCGCCAACGCCGAAACCGTCCGCTGCTGATGGTGCACACCGGCGACGGCAAGGGGAAGTCCACGGCGGCATTCGGGTTGGCGCTGCGCGGCTGGAATCAGGGCTTCGACATCGGCGTCTTCCAGTTCGTGAAGTCGGCGAAATGGCGCGTTGGCGAACAGAGCGTGCTCGAGCGGCTAGGCGCACTGCACACCGAGACCGGCGAGGGCGGCCCGGTCCAGTGGCACAAGATGGGATCGGGCTGGTCATGGAGCCGCAAGGCCGGCGGCGTCGAGGATCACGCCGGCGACGCCGCCGAGGGCTGGGCCCAGATCAAGGAACGCCTGGCGGCACAGACCCATGACCTCTACATCCTGGACGAGTTCACCTATCCGATGGGCTGGGGATGGGTGGACGTCGACGACGTCGTGGAGACGTTGGCCAACCGGCCGGGCCACCAGCACGTCGTCATCACCGGCAGGCGTGCCGACCCGAGGCTGATCGAGATCGCCGACCTGGTCACCGAAATGGGCAACATCAAACATCCGATGGACGCCGGCCAGAAGGGCCAGCGCGGCATCGAATGGTGAGCGTGGCCGTTCCGCTGCCCCGGGTGGTGATCGCTGCGCCGGCATCCGGGCACGGCAAGACCACGGTGGCAGTCGGGCTGATGGCGGCGCTGTCCGCCCGCGGCATGCAGGTCAGCGGCCACAAGGTCGGCCCGGACTACATCGACCCCGGCTATCACGCGCTGGCCACCGGCCGGCCGGCCCGCAACCTGGATCCCTACCTGGTGGGGCCGCAACGCATCGTGCCCTTGCTGCTGCACGGCGCGGCAGGGGCGGATATCGCCGTGATCGAAGGCGTGATGGGGCTTTTCGACGGACGCCTGGGTACCGAAGGCGAGGCCTCCACCGCCCATGTCGCGGCGCTGACGACCACGCCGGTGGTGTTGGTCGTCGACGTCTCGCACGCTTCGCGGACGCATGCGGCGGTGGTGGCCGGCCTGGCCGGTTTCGATCCTTCGGTACACGTCGCCGGGGTGGTACTGAACAAGGCCGGCAGCTCCCGACACGCCGACGAAGTGGTTGCCGCGTTGCGCCCCAGTGGCATTCCGGTGCTCGGGGTGTTGCCCCGCGACACAGGAGTCCACACGCCGTCACGGCATCTGGGCCTGGTGCCGGCGGCCGAGCGTGACGAGTCGGCCGCCATGATCGCCCGGCTGGCCGAGCTGATGGAGCAGTGCGTGGAGCTGGACACGCTGCTGGAACTGGCACGCCAGGCTCCGGGGTTGTCCGGCAGCGCCTGGGACCCTGCCGCCCACATCACCGCCGCGTCGCCGCGCCGGCCGGTGGTGGCTGTCGCCGCGGGGCGAGCGTTCACGTTCGGCTACACCGAGACATTCGAGCTGCTGCGCGCCGCGGGTTGCGAAGTGGTGAGCTTCGATCCACTCACCGACACTGCGCTGCCGGCCGGAACCGCCGGCATCTACCTGGGCGGCGGGTTCCCCGAGGTCTACGCCGAGCACCTGGGCGCCAACACCGCATTGTTGGGTGCACTGCGGGCCGCGATCGCGGCGGGAGTGCCGACCGTCGCCGAGTGCGGCGGACTGGCGTACCTGTGCCGGCGAGTGGGTGACGACGACGGGGTCGGGGCCCTGCCGGGCTGCGCGGCGATGACCCCGCGCCTGACGCTGGGCTACCGGGAGGCCACCGCGGGGGCCGACACCCTGCTGACGCGAGCCGGCGATCAAGTCACCGGCCACGAATTCCACCGGACTCGGGTCACTTTCGATCGTCCCGTCGACGCGGCCTGGGAGCTTCCCGGCGGGCCGGACGGCTACGCCTCGGCGAGCCTGCATGCCTCCTACCTGCACACGCATTGGGCCGGGTATCCCGCGCTGGCGCAACGTTTCACCGAGGCGGTGCACGGCTTCAGCGGCCCCGATCTGCACCATCACGGCGATATCGAGGCGGCCTCTGGGCTGCTCGATTTCGCGGTCAACGTCTACGCCGGGCCGCGCCCGGACTGGCTCGAGCACGCCCTGCACGCGTCACTCGACGATGCCGTGGCGTACCCGCAGGCATCGGCAGCCCACGCCGCGTTGGCCGCCCGGCATGGTGTCACCGCCGCACAGGTGCTGCCCACCGCGGGAGCGTCCGAGGCCTTCGACCTGATGGCCCGCATGCGCCCCTGGCGTCACCCCGTGGTGGTGCATCCGCAGTACACCGGCCCCCATGCCGCACTGACCGCCGCCGGCCACACCGTCACCACGGTGCTGTGCCGGGCCGATGACGGCTTCGCGCTGCACCCCGACGCGGTGCCCGCCGATGCCGACCTGGTGATCGTGGGCAATCCGACCAATCCGACCGGGGTGCTGCACCCGGCACAGACGCTGCGCCGGCTACTGCGCCCAGGCCGGGTGGTGCTGATCGATGAGGCATTTCTCGACGCGATCCCCGGCGAACCGGAAACCCTTTCTGGGGAGTCAATTTCGGGCCTGCTGATCAGCCGCAGCCTGACCAAGCACTGGTCGATCCCCGGCGTTCGCGCGGGATACCTGCTCGGTGATCCCGCGCTGCTCGCCGAAGCGGCGCGACTGCAGATCCCCTGGTCGGTGTCCGCCTCGGCGCTGGCCGCCATGCGGGTCTGCTCGGATGAGCGGGCAGCGCACGAAAGTGATCGCCGGGCAAGGCAGTTGGCCACCTGGCGAGCGCACCTAGGTGAGGGGCTTGCCGCACGCGAGGTGCGGTTGGTCGCGGGCCCGGCTCCCTTCGTGCTGGCCCAGGTCGGCCGCGGAGTGCATACGGCGTTGCGTGAGAACGGTATTGCCGTGCGCCGCGCGGACACCTTCCCGGGACTGGACGACAGTTGGGTACGGATCGCGGTACGACCCCCGGACCTGACCGATCAGCTGCTGGCCGCACTCGACCGGACCCGGCGGTGATCGCACCTCGGGCACTCGGCCTGGCCCTGGGCTACGCCGCCGACCGCGCCTGGGGCGATCCCCGGCGGCTGCACCCGGTGGCCGGATTCGGGACCTGCGCGTCGGCGTTGGAGCGGCGGATCTATCGCGACGATCGGGCAACCGGGGTGGCCCACGTGCTGGTCCTGGTCGGTGGCGCCGCCGGTGCGGCGTATGCGGCCGAATATGCGGCCCGAAGGCCCTGGGCCCGCACGGCGCTGACCGCCGCCGTAACCTGGGCGGTGCTCGGCGGCCGATCGCTCGAACGCGAAGCCGATGCGGTACAGGCCTTCCTGGCCGCCGGCGACCTGGATTCCGCCCGGACCCGGGTACGCAATCTGGTCGGTCGTGACACGACCGCGCTGGAACCCGACGAGATCGCCCGGGCGGTCGTCGAATCCGTGGCGGAGAACACCTCCGATGCGGTGGTGGCGTCGTTGGTGTGGGGAGCGATCGCCGGAGTGCCCGGCTTGGTCGCCCACCGCACCGCCAACACGCTGGACGCCATGATCGGCCACCGCAACGCCCGCTACGACCGGTTCGGCTGGGCGGCTGCCCGCCTGGATGACCTGCTCGGATTGCCGGCGTCCCGACTCAGCGGCGTCCTGGCGGCTGTGCTGGGTCCCGATCCCGGCGGCGCGCTGCGAGCGTGGCACCGCGACGCACGCCGTCATCCCAGTCCCAATGCCGGAGTGGTCGAGGCCTCGTTTGCCGGTGCGCTGGGCCTGCAGCTCGGTGGGGTCAACACCTACTACGGGAATCGGCGCGAAGACCGGGCGCGGATAGGCGGCGGGCGCGCGCCCGTGCCGTCGGATATTCCGCGGAGCACGCGACTGGCCCGGCGGGTGGGCGTCGGCGCCCTGCTGGCTGCGGTGACCTGGTGTCTGGCCGGCGGGATCGCGCGGTAAAAGGAGTTGTTGCCCCCGCAGCGACCAGGTCTGCGGAGAACCGTCAATGAATTGACGATTGTGCCAATCCGCGAATTGCGCCCGTGACATTGCCGTAACAGCTCCGCCATCAAACCTTCCTAAGGTGAAGCAACTCACGCCCAGTGAAACGGAAGGAAGTCCATTGAGTGGAAACGCCACCCGCTTGCAGGCGATTGCGCAAGTCGAGGCCCATGTGCCCCCCGCTTTCAGCTTTGACCCTGCAAAGGACCCGGGTGAGATCTTCGGCGCCAACGTATTCACCAAGGCGGAGATGCGGTCACGGCTTCCTAAGGCGACCTACAAATCGGTGGTAGCGACCATCGAAAAGGGCGCCAAGCTGGATCCGACGGTGGCCGATGCGGTTGCCGCTGTGATGAAGGACTGGGCGATGGAGAAGGGCGCGACCCACTACGCGCACGTCTTCTACCCGATGACCGGGCTGACCGCAGAAAAGCACGACAGCTTCCTCGAGCCGGTTTCGGACGGCCAGGCGCTGGCTGAGTTCGCCGGCAAGACCCTGACCCAGGGCGAGCCTGACGCATCGAGCTTCCCGTCCGGAGGTCTGCGATCGACGTTCGAGGCCCGCGGCTACACCGGGTGGGACGTGACCAGCCCCGCCTACATCCTGGAGAACCCCAACGGCAACACCCTGTGCATCCCCACGGTGTTCGTGTCGATGACCGGTGAGGCTCTGGACTACAAGACCCCCCTGCTGCGCAGCCAACAGGCCATGGGTGTGCACGCCGAGCGCATTCTGAAGCTCTTCGGGCACCAGAACTTGGAGAAGGTGGTCTCGTTCTGCGGCCCCGAGCAGGAGTACTTCCTGGTCGACCGGCACTTCTTCCTGGCACGGCCCGACTTGATCAACGCCGGCCGCACCTTGTTCGGCGCCAAGCCGCCCAAGGGGCAGGAGTTCGACGACCACTACTTCGGGGCGATCCCCGAACGGGTGCTGGGCTTCATGATGGACACCGAGCGCGAGCTGTTCAAGCTCGGCATTCCGGCCAAGACTCGCCACAACGAGGTTGCCCCGGCTCAGTTCGAGGTGGCCCCAATGTTCGAGCGGGCCAATATCGCCTCAGATCACCAGCAGTTGCTGATGACCGTGTTCAAGACCATTGCCAAGAAGCACGGCATGGAGTGCCTGTTCCACGAGAAGCCCTTCGCCGGGGTGAACGGCTCAGGAAAGCACGTCAACTTCTCGGTGGGCAATGCCGAGTTGGGCTCGCTGCTGGTGCCGGGTGACACTCCGCATGAGAACGCCCAATTCCTGGTGTTCTGCGCGGCGGTCATCCGGGCCGTGCACAAGTTCGGCGGACTGCTGCGCGTGTCGGTGGCCTCGGCCACCAACGACCACCGGCTGGGCGCCAATGAGGCGCCGCCGGCGATCATCTCGATCTTCCTCGGCGATCAGCTCGCGGACGTCTTCGAGCAGATCGCCAAGGGCGCTGCAACGTCGTCAAAAGGCAAGGGCAGCATGATCATCGGCGTCGACACGCTGCCGGAGCTGCCGACCGACCCGGGCGACCGCAACCGCACCAGCCCCTTTGCTTTCACCGGCAACCGATTCGAGTTCCGGGCACCCGGCTCCGGCCAGACCGTCGCGGTTCCGATGATCGTCTTGAACACCATCATGGCCGACTCATTCGACTACCTGGCCACCATCCTGGAGAAGGCGGTAGCCGACGGCGAAGAGTTCGACACCGCGGTGCAGAAACTGCTGACCGACGTCATCACCGAGCACGGCGCGGTGGTCTTCAACGGCGACGGCTATTCGGAGAACTGGCAGGCCGAGGCCGCTACTCGCGGGCTGCTGAACCTCAAGACCACGCTGGACGCCATCCCGGAACTGATCAAGCCCGAGGCGGTCGAGGTCTTCGAGAAGTACGGCGTGTTCAACGAGCGTGAGCTGCACAGCCGCTACGAAGTGCGCCTGGAACAGTACGCGCTGACCATCGGCGTGGAGGCCAAGCTCGCTTTGGAGCTCGGCTCGACCACCATCCTGCCGGCCGCGATCCGCTACCAAACCGAGCTCGCGCAGAACGTCGCGGCATTGACCGCGGCCGGTGTGACACCGAGTCTGACGCTCCTGCAGAACATCTCGGAGCCGATCAGCGCGCTCGTCGAGGCCCTGGACACCTTGAAGAAGGCGCTGTCGGATCACTCGGCGGAGTCCGCGCTCGATGAAGCCAAGCATGCTCAGCACGCGCTGTTGCCCGCCATGGCCGAGGTCCGGGCCGCCGCCGACACGTTGGAGAGTGTGGTGGCCGACGACCTGTGGCCGCTGCCGACCTATCAGGAGATGCTCTACATCCTGTGATCCACGGTGTGGGTCAGGCGTCGTCTCTGATCAGCTCGACCACCGGAATGATCCGTTCGGTGCGCTCCCGGTAGGTGGCGAAACCCGGGTAGCGCTGCGCCTGGATCCCATAGAGCCGGTCATGTTCGGCGCCGGTGATCTCGGTGGCCGTCACCGCAAAGGTGTCGGTGCCGAGTTCGACAGTCGCCGAGGGATTCGCCCGCAGGTTGTGGTACCAGCTCGGATGGTTGTCCTTGCCTTCGTTGGAGGCGAACACGATGATCCGCTCACCCTCGGGCAGATACATCATCGGGCTGGTGCGCGGTTGCCCCGATTTGGCCCCGGTGGTGGTCAGCAACAGCACCGGGGCGCCCTCGAACCGTCCGCCCAGTTTTCCGCCGTTGGCGCGGAACTCCGCGATGTTACGAGCGTTGAACTCCAGGGTTCGTTGCGCGTCCATGGGCGACCATCTCCTTAGCCGATA is a window encoding:
- a CDS encoding VWA domain-containing protein; this encodes MQQLYPFPAVLGGDPDDPGGLDDMALALILSTISPGIGGVLIRGEKGTAKSTLVRALAQVLPPIDVVAGDRFSSDPTEPNPLSPDGPFASDTPVETRPVRLVELPVGATEDRVVGSIHLGRALGGGTVEFEPGLLARANRGILYVDEVNLLADHLVDLLLDAAAMGRLTVERDSISVTHAARFVIVGTMNPEEGELRPQLLDRFGLTVEVAAPRDPALRAEAVRRRLAFDADPAGFAATYAAAEDRVRSRIRQAQQLLPQVALTDTVLVKIGEICSALDVDGLRGDIVCARTAVAHAAWQGRDAVTLEDLRVAARLALPHRRRRKPFDAPGLDESELDELLPPDRGPDPEPDPEPDGPQPDGPPDDGHAAPRSDQTGTPQSTPGSTSTVGADSPYRARLFSVDGVGEGRSGRRSRARTSSGRRVGATAAATTGGLHLFETLRAAAPHQGARGREQGPMILAAADLRRAVREGREANLVLFVVDTSGSMAAAERMRHVKTAIVSLLLDAYRRRDRVAVVTFRDTRAELVLPATGSVEVAAARLDELPAGGRTPLAEGLVEATELIRRERLRDPACRPLLVVLTDGRATSGTDPVSRSLTAADSIARQGFSSVVVDCESGRMRLGLARTLAERLGAEYVALPQVSAEALTGVVRDATGRGAA
- the cobO gene encoding cob(I)yrinic acid a,c-diamide adenosyltransferase — translated: MPQGQPLTVPDDNLTTRQRRNRPLLMVHTGDGKGKSTAAFGLALRGWNQGFDIGVFQFVKSAKWRVGEQSVLERLGALHTETGEGGPVQWHKMGSGWSWSRKAGGVEDHAGDAAEGWAQIKERLAAQTHDLYILDEFTYPMGWGWVDVDDVVETLANRPGHQHVVITGRRADPRLIEIADLVTEMGNIKHPMDAGQKGQRGIEW
- a CDS encoding cobyrinate a,c-diamide synthase; this translates as MAVPLPRVVIAAPASGHGKTTVAVGLMAALSARGMQVSGHKVGPDYIDPGYHALATGRPARNLDPYLVGPQRIVPLLLHGAAGADIAVIEGVMGLFDGRLGTEGEASTAHVAALTTTPVVLVVDVSHASRTHAAVVAGLAGFDPSVHVAGVVLNKAGSSRHADEVVAALRPSGIPVLGVLPRDTGVHTPSRHLGLVPAAERDESAAMIARLAELMEQCVELDTLLELARQAPGLSGSAWDPAAHITAASPRRPVVAVAAGRAFTFGYTETFELLRAAGCEVVSFDPLTDTALPAGTAGIYLGGGFPEVYAEHLGANTALLGALRAAIAAGVPTVAECGGLAYLCRRVGDDDGVGALPGCAAMTPRLTLGYREATAGADTLLTRAGDQVTGHEFHRTRVTFDRPVDAAWELPGGPDGYASASLHASYLHTHWAGYPALAQRFTEAVHGFSGPDLHHHGDIEAASGLLDFAVNVYAGPRPDWLEHALHASLDDAVAYPQASAAHAALAARHGVTAAQVLPTAGASEAFDLMARMRPWRHPVVVHPQYTGPHAALTAAGHTVTTVLCRADDGFALHPDAVPADADLVIVGNPTNPTGVLHPAQTLRRLLRPGRVVLIDEAFLDAIPGEPETLSGESISGLLISRSLTKHWSIPGVRAGYLLGDPALLAEAARLQIPWSVSASALAAMRVCSDERAAHESDRRARQLATWRAHLGEGLAAREVRLVAGPAPFVLAQVGRGVHTALRENGIAVRRADTFPGLDDSWVRIAVRPPDLTDQLLAALDRTRR
- a CDS encoding cobalamin biosynthesis protein, producing the protein MIAPRALGLALGYAADRAWGDPRRLHPVAGFGTCASALERRIYRDDRATGVAHVLVLVGGAAGAAYAAEYAARRPWARTALTAAVTWAVLGGRSLEREADAVQAFLAAGDLDSARTRVRNLVGRDTTALEPDEIARAVVESVAENTSDAVVASLVWGAIAGVPGLVAHRTANTLDAMIGHRNARYDRFGWAAARLDDLLGLPASRLSGVLAAVLGPDPGGALRAWHRDARRHPSPNAGVVEASFAGALGLQLGGVNTYYGNRREDRARIGGGRAPVPSDIPRSTRLARRVGVGALLAAVTWCLAGGIAR
- a CDS encoding glutamine synthetase III family protein, with the translated sequence MSGNATRLQAIAQVEAHVPPAFSFDPAKDPGEIFGANVFTKAEMRSRLPKATYKSVVATIEKGAKLDPTVADAVAAVMKDWAMEKGATHYAHVFYPMTGLTAEKHDSFLEPVSDGQALAEFAGKTLTQGEPDASSFPSGGLRSTFEARGYTGWDVTSPAYILENPNGNTLCIPTVFVSMTGEALDYKTPLLRSQQAMGVHAERILKLFGHQNLEKVVSFCGPEQEYFLVDRHFFLARPDLINAGRTLFGAKPPKGQEFDDHYFGAIPERVLGFMMDTERELFKLGIPAKTRHNEVAPAQFEVAPMFERANIASDHQQLLMTVFKTIAKKHGMECLFHEKPFAGVNGSGKHVNFSVGNAELGSLLVPGDTPHENAQFLVFCAAVIRAVHKFGGLLRVSVASATNDHRLGANEAPPAIISIFLGDQLADVFEQIAKGAATSSKGKGSMIIGVDTLPELPTDPGDRNRTSPFAFTGNRFEFRAPGSGQTVAVPMIVLNTIMADSFDYLATILEKAVADGEEFDTAVQKLLTDVITEHGAVVFNGDGYSENWQAEAATRGLLNLKTTLDAIPELIKPEAVEVFEKYGVFNERELHSRYEVRLEQYALTIGVEAKLALELGSTTILPAAIRYQTELAQNVAALTAAGVTPSLTLLQNISEPISALVEALDTLKKALSDHSAESALDEAKHAQHALLPAMAEVRAAADTLESVVADDLWPLPTYQEMLYIL
- a CDS encoding nitroreductase family deazaflavin-dependent oxidoreductase is translated as MDAQRTLEFNARNIAEFRANGGKLGGRFEGAPVLLLTTTGAKSGQPRTSPMMYLPEGERIIVFASNEGKDNHPSWYHNLRANPSATVELGTDTFAVTATEITGAEHDRLYGIQAQRYPGFATYRERTERIIPVVELIRDDA